One part of the Dyadobacter sp. 676 genome encodes these proteins:
- a CDS encoding lysophospholipid acyltransferase family protein, translating to MKAFFTRLFLILLDAVSRLSWGTLYKLSDLVRFLIFDIGQYRKKVVLDNLRNSFPEFDEARVHEIAARFYRNFTDIIFETIKLKAIQRDDLLQRFDLETPILMHYFEKRQNAVVVAGHLGNWEMLNLFASAKLPHQIVVVYHELQNDIFEDWFKNVRTRFGTEMVTMKEAISKAFEPRDRPFLFVLINDQSAVPEKAFWTKFLNQDTGVYRGVELIARRLNAPVLYMGILKNELRRGFYKAYFKLITETPKQEPTNSILQRQIGFLEEDIRRQPDNWLWTHKRWKHPRPAHLNPLQLLQEIPSE from the coding sequence ATGAAAGCGTTCTTCACCCGTTTGTTTTTGATCCTGCTCGATGCGGTTTCAAGGCTGTCGTGGGGAACTCTCTACAAGCTTTCTGACCTGGTACGCTTTCTGATTTTCGACATTGGCCAGTACCGCAAAAAGGTAGTGCTGGATAATCTCCGCAACAGTTTTCCGGAATTCGACGAAGCCCGGGTCCATGAAATCGCCGCCAGATTTTACCGCAATTTCACCGATATTATTTTTGAAACGATCAAACTGAAAGCCATTCAGCGCGACGATCTGTTGCAGCGGTTCGACCTGGAAACGCCCATCCTGATGCATTATTTCGAAAAGAGGCAGAATGCGGTGGTAGTAGCCGGGCATTTGGGGAACTGGGAAATGCTCAACCTGTTCGCTTCCGCCAAATTACCCCATCAGATCGTAGTCGTGTACCATGAGCTGCAAAACGATATTTTCGAAGACTGGTTCAAAAATGTACGCACGCGTTTCGGCACCGAGATGGTGACAATGAAAGAAGCCATTTCGAAAGCATTCGAGCCGCGCGACAGGCCGTTTTTATTTGTGTTGATCAACGACCAGTCGGCTGTGCCCGAAAAAGCATTCTGGACGAAATTCCTCAACCAGGACACCGGCGTGTACCGCGGGGTCGAACTTATCGCGCGCCGACTGAACGCACCTGTGCTTTATATGGGCATTCTCAAAAACGAGTTGCGCCGGGGGTTTTACAAGGCTTACTTCAAACTGATCACCGAAACACCGAAACAGGAGCCTACCAACAGCATTTTACAACGCCAGATCGGCTTTTTGGAAGAAGATATCCGTCGCCAGCCCGACAACTGGCTCTGGACGCACAAGCGATGGAAGCACCCGCGCCCGGCGCATTTGAACCCTTTACAATTATTACAGGAGATTCCAAGTGAATAA
- the cobA gene encoding uroporphyrinogen-III C-methyltransferase, producing MKLTLIGAGPGDPDLITLKGIKALQKARVVLYDSLAHPSLLDYCPADCVKILVGKRFGKTSCGQGEINDLIVEKARQYGEVVRLKGGDSFIFGRGYEEILFAAEHGIESEVIPGISSSYAAPALAGIPLTSRGVSESFWVITGTTRAHELSKDVRLAAQSTATVVILMGLHKLQEIVAIYSELGKFDEPISIIQNGTLENQKVVTGEISNIVPLSQISEMASPAIIVIGKVAALPDLSYGKIREIMQNSQSVNKLAD from the coding sequence ATGAAATTGACACTTATCGGTGCAGGCCCGGGCGACCCCGACCTGATCACCCTCAAAGGAATCAAGGCCCTGCAAAAAGCACGGGTTGTCTTATATGATTCCCTCGCCCATCCTTCTTTATTGGATTACTGCCCTGCGGATTGCGTCAAAATCCTTGTCGGCAAACGCTTCGGCAAAACCAGCTGCGGCCAGGGCGAAATCAATGACCTGATCGTCGAAAAAGCGCGTCAGTATGGCGAGGTAGTGCGGCTCAAAGGCGGCGACTCGTTCATTTTTGGTCGCGGGTACGAAGAAATTCTCTTTGCGGCCGAACACGGCATAGAGTCCGAAGTGATCCCAGGCATTTCGAGCAGCTACGCGGCACCGGCATTAGCGGGTATTCCCCTGACTTCCCGCGGCGTGAGCGAGAGTTTCTGGGTCATTACCGGTACTACCAGGGCGCATGAACTTTCCAAAGATGTACGACTGGCAGCGCAATCCACGGCCACGGTCGTGATTTTAATGGGCCTTCACAAATTGCAGGAAATTGTCGCCATTTACTCGGAGCTGGGCAAATTCGACGAACCCATTTCCATCATCCAAAACGGCACACTGGAAAATCAAAAGGTCGTTACGGGAGAAATCAGCAATATCGTTCCGCTCTCGCAAATCAGCGAAATGGCTTCGCCGGCGATCATCGTGATCGGGAAAGTGGCGGCATTACCGGACCTTTCTTACGGGAAAATTCGGGAAATCATGCAAAATTCGCAGTCGGTAAACAAGCTGGCCGACTAA